From one Pseudomonadota bacterium genomic stretch:
- a CDS encoding DUF4388 domain-containing protein — translation MPKLALRFISGKYKGGEFLLKEGKEVVVGRSSELDIVLMEDMVSRRHAVLVQRGDKIHVEDRGSTNGTFVNGEKISAAIVGKGDRVLIGTSIMKVVDASEDAAIVTGAATAERRPRYQDMGRTTMHSGARSMTGTIAEVPLPDLIQLFSSSKKTGTLVVILGSTIARIHLDHGKIVHASLSDTPGLPSMKAIARVLSWEDGTFELVGPEPHASAELLNLPTEHILMEGLRQLDEMRHKQTKLPPPQTRIDVVRPLEARLSELTPAELDVFQLALCAPITVQGVFDRAAANDSEAAAILDKLLKKKYLTAEAAK, via the coding sequence ATGCCGAAGCTCGCGCTGCGCTTCATCTCCGGAAAGTACAAGGGGGGCGAGTTCCTCCTGAAGGAGGGCAAGGAGGTCGTCGTCGGGCGCTCCTCCGAGCTCGACATCGTGCTCATGGAGGACATGGTCTCGCGCCGCCACGCGGTGCTCGTCCAGCGCGGCGACAAGATCCACGTCGAGGATCGGGGCAGCACGAACGGCACGTTCGTCAACGGCGAGAAGATCTCCGCGGCGATCGTCGGCAAGGGCGATCGCGTCCTCATCGGCACCTCGATCATGAAGGTGGTGGACGCGAGCGAGGACGCGGCGATCGTCACCGGGGCGGCCACCGCGGAGCGCCGGCCGCGGTACCAGGACATGGGGCGCACGACGATGCACAGCGGCGCGCGCTCGATGACCGGGACGATCGCCGAGGTGCCGCTCCCGGATCTGATCCAGCTCTTCAGCTCGAGCAAGAAGACCGGCACGCTCGTCGTGATCCTGGGGTCGACCATCGCCCGGATCCACCTCGACCACGGGAAGATCGTCCACGCCAGCCTGAGCGACACGCCGGGGCTGCCGTCCATGAAGGCGATCGCGCGCGTGCTGTCCTGGGAGGACGGCACGTTCGAGCTCGTCGGCCCGGAGCCGCACGCGAGCGCGGAGCTGCTCAACCTGCCGACCGAGCACATCCTGATGGAGGGGCTGCGCCAGCTCGACGAGATGCGGCACAAGCAGACCAAGCTGCCGCCGCCGCAGACTCGGATCGACGTCGTCCGCCCGCTCGAGGCCAGGCTCTCGGAGCTCACGCCGGCCGAGCTCGACGTGTTCCAGCTCGCGCTCTGTGCGCCGATCACAGTGCAGGGCGTCTTCGACCGCGCCGCCGCGAACGACAGCGAGGCCGCGGCGATCCTCGACAAGCTGCTCAAGAAGAAGTACCTGACCGCCGAAGCCGCGAAGTAG